The genome window CGGCAGCAATGCTGCAAAAATCTTTAACAATCAATGCTCAAAAGCATTCGGATTTTAAACCCCGAATGCCAGTTTTTACTATCCCTCAAGCGCCTTCATCAGCTTGCCGTAGATGCCATCAAAGCCACCGTTACTCATGATGAGGATCACGTCCCCCCGCTTAGAACGGGCCTTGAGCGCCGCAACGATTTGGTCGGCCGTATCAAAATCAGCGGATGTCACACCGGATTTATTCAAATCATCCACGAGTTCATGACTCGAAAAACGATCCGTTTCGCTAATCTTTGACTGATCAAAAGCCTTGGCCAGTAAAACTTCATGCGAACCTTTAAATGCTTGCACATAGTCTTGCTGAAAAACTTTACGACGAGACGTCGCTGAGCGGGGTTCAAACACCGAGAACACTTTGCGGCCTGGATATTTCTTCTGAATTCCCTTTACTGTCTCACGCACCGCTGTCGGATGATGGGCGAAGTCTTCAATCACAAGAATACCGTTCGGCTCACCAAGGATCTCTTGGCGTCGTTTTACGCCTTCGAAAGACTCTAAAGCAATCTGAATTCTGTTTTCAGAAAAGCCCAGGATCTTCGACATCGCCACCACCGCCGTGGCATTAAGGATGTTATAATCACCGGTGATTTGCATATTGTAAGGGCCAAGAATTTCACCTTTGTGGTGAACTTCAAAGCCAATACCATTTGCATCTTGAAACAAGACTTTGGCTTTAAAATCCGCATCGGCTTTAAAACCATAAGTGAAAGAATTCTTCGCTTTGCAAAGCTTACGAAGCTCCATCACATTCGCGTCTTCAGCGCAAGCGAGCAAGGTCCCATTTTCAGGAATCAGCTTCATGAGCATCGCAAATGCATCTTTGACCGCTTGGAGATCTTTATAGATATCCGCGTGATCGAACTCAACAGATGTTAAGATAACATGCTTCGGACGGTAGTGAATAAACTTCGGGACCTTGTCAAAATATGCCGTATCGTACTCGTCGCCTTCAATGACGAAGTAATTACCGGCAGGATTTTTAAAAGACTGAGAGAAATTCTTTGGAATGCCACCAATAAGGAAACCCGGTTTCACTCCGGCATTTTCCGCTACCCACGACATCATGGAAGTTGTCGTCGTTTTACCGTGAGTGCCCGAGATCACAACGCTCTCGCGGTTTTCAATGATGAACTCACCCATCGCTTTTGCTAAAGATGTGTACGGAATTCCGAGCTTCACAAGTTCTTGCGCTTCTTCATTGTTTGCAGAAATCACATTTCCGACGATCACGAAGTCCGGCTTCGGATGAAGGTTCTCGGCCTTATAGCCCTTCATGATTTTTATTCCAAGCGATTCAATCTGCGTCGACATGGGAGGATACGGATTCGTATCACTGCCTGTGACTTTAAATCCGCGATCAACTAAAAGACCCGCAAGACTCGCCATCGCGGTCCCGCAAATTCCCATCATATGAACATGACTCTTAGGTTTCAAATCCATTTGTACCTTCCCCTACACAGCACTTTTTCTAAAACCCTCGACGATCCAGTTGTGGATCTCAGGGCGCAATTTTGCGAATGATTTGTTCTCTCTTCCATAGAGAACACGGTTTGATAAGACAACGACGCCGAAATCTGCCTTCGGATCATACCACATTGAAGTTCCCGTGAACCCCGTGTGACCAATCGACAAAAGCGAGAAATGGCTGCCACAACTGGCAGCTCCTGGAGTTGGCATCATATAGCCCAGAGCCCAGTCCCCCATCCCCTGCGGGCGAGCACGCGATGCAAAGAGCTTCGCCGTTTTCTGCTTCACAGAATAGCGAGCAATACCCAAAAGCTGCGAGCGAATGTTTAAAAGCGCCCACGAAACGTCATCAACACTGCCAAAGAGCCCCGCATGTGTCGATACACCCCCCAGAGCCCAGCAGTTCTCATCGTGAACTTCGCCAACAATCAGCTTACGGCGCCATGGGCACTCTTCCGTCGGCGCATAGAGGCTTGTACGATGTTTGGGCTGATTGTCCGGATGAAATTCTAAAGTCGTTCCCGCATAGAATTTATCTTTAATCCCCTGCCATACCGGATAGAGACCGTCTTTGTAGAACTCCTCAATCAAGAAGCCTAATACGAGAAAGCCTACGTCTGAATATACGCTATTAGGCGCATCAGAGACTTCTGTTTTTGCAATGATCTCGCGCAATTTCTCGCGGCGTTTATCGAGCGAAAGATTCAAGTCGAGTTCTTTATAAAAAGGCATCCACCATGCAAGACCTGAAGAATGGGTCAGCAAATCTTGAACTCGCACACTTGTATGTGGGAACCAAGAAAGGAATTCGTGCACGTGGCTATCCAAATTCCACTTCCCTTGCTCAAATGCCACCATCATGGCTTGAACCGTGAAAATCACTTTTGTGAGGCTTGCAAGATCATAGTAGGCGTATGTGTCACCGACACTGACGTCACAAACCATACGGCCGCCTTGATAGGCGCGCACAACAACACCCGGAGTGGTATCGACAATGCGAGATTTGAGTTGCTCCATCAGTTTCTTTTCAAGAACCGAGTATTTCATTTAGGGTGCTCCTTCTGCATCGATCCATAGAGAGCCCTTCTTGCCACCGCTTAAAACCGCTTTCGTATACAGAGGCAAGGGTCTTTGGATCACCCCATGTCCAGCTTCCATTCCGCTGAAAACAGGAATATCTAATCGTTCTGCCCAGGATTTAAAAACCTGAGGCCATAAAGGTTTACCATTCGGCTCGTCGCCACCGAGGAACTCCCCGATAATGAGGCCTTTACATTTTTTAAACAGGCCGACTTGGCTAAATTGCTCCAGCACGCGGTCCACGCGATAACCACGTTCACCGAGATCTTCAATGAAGAGAATTTTTCCATCAAGATTTAGCTGATAAGGAGTTCCCAAGGTGCTTTGCAAAGTAATCAGGTTTCCACCGACTACAGAAGATTTCACCGGTTTCATTTTCATCGCAATTTCATTCATGGCTTTTAATTTTTTAAATTCCACCGAGGTGGTTTTTCCAAAAATCATGTCCATGGTTTCTTTCTCGATCTTTGGCGGCACCTTACCGCTCCCCATACGATCAAGCACCGA of Bdellovibrionales bacterium contains these proteins:
- the mpl gene encoding UDP-N-acetylmuramate:L-alanyl-gamma-D-glutamyl-meso-diaminopimelate ligase; amino-acid sequence: MDLKPKSHVHMMGICGTAMASLAGLLVDRGFKVTGSDTNPYPPMSTQIESLGIKIMKGYKAENLHPKPDFVIVGNVISANNEEAQELVKLGIPYTSLAKAMGEFIIENRESVVISGTHGKTTTTSMMSWVAENAGVKPGFLIGGIPKNFSQSFKNPAGNYFVIEGDEYDTAYFDKVPKFIHYRPKHVILTSVEFDHADIYKDLQAVKDAFAMLMKLIPENGTLLACAEDANVMELRKLCKAKNSFTYGFKADADFKAKVLFQDANGIGFEVHHKGEILGPYNMQITGDYNILNATAVVAMSKILGFSENRIQIALESFEGVKRRQEILGEPNGILVIEDFAHHPTAVRETVKGIQKKYPGRKVFSVFEPRSATSRRKVFQQDYVQAFKGSHEVLLAKAFDQSKISETDRFSSHELVDDLNKSGVTSADFDTADQIVAALKARSKRGDVILIMSNGGFDGIYGKLMKALEG
- a CDS encoding beta-lactamase family protein; translated protein: MKYSVLEKKLMEQLKSRIVDTTPGVVVRAYQGGRMVCDVSVGDTYAYYDLASLTKVIFTVQAMMVAFEQGKWNLDSHVHEFLSWFPHTSVRVQDLLTHSSGLAWWMPFYKELDLNLSLDKRREKLREIIAKTEVSDAPNSVYSDVGFLVLGFLIEEFYKDGLYPVWQGIKDKFYAGTTLEFHPDNQPKHRTSLYAPTEECPWRRKLIVGEVHDENCWALGGVSTHAGLFGSVDDVSWALLNIRSQLLGIARYSVKQKTAKLFASRARPQGMGDWALGYMMPTPGAASCGSHFSLLSIGHTGFTGTSMWYDPKADFGVVVLSNRVLYGRENKSFAKLRPEIHNWIVEGFRKSAV
- a CDS encoding LD-carboxypeptidase; the encoded protein is MAWRYLQKGDIVDVVSPGFASKPEDIEKSRQFLLKWGLVPRIPKSLIQKHFLHSNSDEKRFGFLKDAIEAKDSKVIWCLRGGYGSNRLLPYLDKVKPKQQKLLVGISDITSLHVYFEQKWNWPTLHASVLDRMGSGKVPPKIEKETMDMIFGKTTSVEFKKLKAMNEIAMKMKPVKSSVVGGNLITLQSTLGTPYQLNLDGKILFIEDLGERGYRVDRVLEQFSQVGLFKKCKGLIIGEFLGGDEPNGKPLWPQVFKSWAERLDIPVFSGMEAGHGVIQRPLPLYTKAVLSGGKKGSLWIDAEGAP